From the Mesoplasma syrphidae genome, the window TAATATAATTTTGATAAAAATTTACAATTCCAGCTAAACGGTCAATATGTGCTTTAGTTTCATCGCTTGTTCCATCCATCTTATTTGGAATAAAGTTTTTTAATGAAATTGTTTTTGAATCAGCCACTGACCCTTTAAATGGAATTAATATTTCACTTAAAGCTACCGGTTTTTTATTTTGGTAGTAATTATCGACTAAGAACTTTTGTGAATTTTTCATAAAACCAAAAACTCCAGAATCTGTGATTTGTTGTTCAATTCCATTAACTATTTTAGGAACGCTAGTTAGCAATTGAAAGTAATTTTCAGCTTCTTCATTTTTAGTATTTTTAAATTTTTTCTGACCTTCTTCGTATTTAAATTTTTTCAAAGAGCTTAAATTAGCTTTAAAGAATTTTGAATTTCCATTAACAACAAGAGGTCCACTTGCTTCAGATTCATTAAAATTTTCGTCCATATGGTTTAACAAAACTTTAACATTATCAGTTGTTAAAGACTTTGCTTGTTCAGCTGTGATAAATTCAAGTTCTGATAAGTCCAAAGTTGATGTCTTAACTTTATTTTCAAAAGCCGTCTCGTTTTTTATTGCTCCTAAACCTCCAGAAGCATTAACAAGTTGAGATATCAAACTTGCAGCCCCATTATCAGTTTGAATTGCCTCAGTAATTTTTGTAGATAAAGTACTCATTTCAAAAGTTGCAAAAGTCGATGTAAAGTTTGCAAATAATGCTTTAAAGTCAAAGCTTTGTCACTCAACACCATTTTCTCAACTTGATGCAGCATATGAACTATTAAAACCAATAATGCGCTTTAAAGTTGCAAAGGCACTATTATCACTATCAGTAAGAATAAAATTATTTTTAAAAGCCTTTTCTAATGCGTCATTTTTAACATTAGGAAATAAGCCTTTTAAATATTTTCTTAAACCTTTTTCATCGTCTTTATAAGTAACATTTTTTAAAGTTTTATATTTATCATTAGCACGCCCCCAAATTGACACGGAATCATTGCTATTTGGAGTTCCTAAAAGAGTTTTTAGTTTATCTTGAAGCCCCTCATTAATATATAAACTTTTGTTATCATCGGTAAGCAATTTGCCTTCAGCAGCGTCTTGCAAAACCGCAACAGCAAAAAGATTATAAATATTTTTTAAATATTGATTAGAATCGTTAACAAATCCTCCATTATTTTGGTATCATTCTAACAGTTTTTCTGAGTCAATTTTCAAATTTCCATTTTCATCAATAAAAATTGAATTTTCATCTTTTTCCTTTTCTGGACCACAAGCAACAACAAGCACACTGGTTGAGGCAGTGACTGATAATGCTCCTAAAATAGTTAATAGTTTTTTCATATTAAAACACCACTTTACTTTCTACAATATATAAAAAGATTATAAAGTATTTTTAACTAAAAAGTTTAGTTTATTAATAATTGGTTATAATTACTTTATAGGAATATATAACGCTTTTGAGCCACTTATTTTTTAAAGAATGATATTAAATTATCAACAATATAAAATTAATAAAAATAACTAGAAAGGAGAAATGTCTTTTATATGAATAAAATTCGTAAACAATTTCCGATATTAACTCGAGAATCTAAGCTAATCTACTTTGATAATGGAGCTACAACTTTGAAGCCTAAATCAGTGATTGAAGCCGAAGAATATTATCTAAAAACAATTAGTGCAAATCCTCATACAAATGATTATCAAATTGCATATCAAGCTAATGAAATAATTGCTCAAACTCGCCAACAAACTGCAAAATTTATTAATGCTGCTAGCTGTCAAGAAATCGTATTTACAAGTGGAACAACATTTGCAATTAACCAAATTGCTCAGGGAATTAAGAAAATTCTTAAACCCGGTGATGAAATTTTGACCACTAGTCTCGAACACTCAGCTAATCTTTTGCCTTGAATTGTTGTTGCTAAGCAAGTTCAAGCAAAAGTTAAAACTTTAGAATTAAATAGTGACGGAGGAATCAACCTTGAGGCATTGAAGCAAAAGATCACTTTGCAAACAAAAATTGTTACTTTTGCTCATGTTTCAAATACTTTTGGATATGAAAACAATGTTTTAGAAATTTCTAAAGTTATACGTAAAATTAATCCAAATGTCATTATTGTTGTTGATGCAGCCCAATCAGTTGCGCACACTGAAATTGACGTTCAAAAATGAGATATTGATTTTTTAGCATTTTCAGCTCATAAAATGTACGGTCCTTTTGGATTGGGAATCTTATGAGGAAAAATGGCGCTCTTAGATCAACTCGAACCACTGTTATATGGAGGTGGAATGAGTCTAACAATTGATGAAAATTTAGAGGACTATTATCTTGCAACAACACCTGAAAAATTTGAAGGTGGAACACCGAATATTTCAGCAATCTATGCTTTTCAAAAAAGCTTGGACTTTATTGAGAGTATTTCAATAAAAGAAATTAAAAGCTATGAAAAAATGCTAAAGCATTATTTTATTGATCAAGTTAAGCAAGCAAACTTGCAAGCAAAAATTGATTTTTACAATTTGGATAGTCTGTCGCCAATAGTAATTTTAAATGTTAAGGGAATTAATCCTCAAGATATTGCGACTTTTTTAGATTTAAAATATCATATTGCGGCACGTTCAGGCTCACATTGTGCTCGTCGAACTGTTGATTTAATTAATACCAAGGTCTCGTTAAGAATAAGTTTTGCAGTTTACAATACTGTTGAAGAAATTGATGTTCTAATTGAAGCACTTAAACATACTGATGAGTTTTTGGATGTATTATTTTAAACAAAGGAGGAAATATGATTGATATAACAAATGATCAGCTTTTGCGAGACATTATTATGCAACATTTTGTAAATTCTAGAAATAGAGGTTTTGAACAAAAACCTCAAAGTTTTTATCAAGATTTACGCTCTGAAAGTTGTAGCGATGAACTCACTTTAGAAATTTTTAAAACAGATAATGATGGTTTTGAAATTAAATTTGAAGGGAGTGCTTGTGCAATTTCAACTGCTGCAACTGATATTTTAATTTCAATGATTTTTCAAAAATCTGATCTTGAAATTAAGACCCTGTTAGCAACTTATGAAAAAATGATTGAGACTGGTGAAATTACTAATTTAAATTTATTAGGAGAGTTAATAGCTTTTAAAAATATTTTCAAACAAAAAAATCGAAAGACTTGTGCTTTGTTGGGAAGTAAAGGGCTTAAAAGTTTATTTAATTTTTAATAATAAAAAGAATTTCAAAATTAGTGGTTTTTAGGTAATAAAATTTATTATAATAATATTTATGAACTGCCATAACATAAGGAGCTATTTCAAATGACAAATAAACCACAATTAAGAGAGCGCTATTTGAAAGTTCGTTCAATGTTGTCTCAAAAATACTTAGAAGAATGTAATAAAAAGATTACTAGAAAAGTAATATTTTTCATCGAACATTATAAATTAAAGCGTATTGGAATTTTTTTGTCATCTAAAAATGAACCAGAAACTCGTGAAATCATCAAGTGATGTTTTAATAATCAAATTGAGGTTTACGTACCCCGTTGCTTGACTGGAATATTAGAAATGAATTTTCGCTTAATTAAAAATTTTGATACTGATATTGAATATAATCCGGAGTATAAAATTTATGATGGTAGTGCCAATACACCAATTTTAAAAAATTCTAATGACCTGGACGCATTATTTATGCCGTTAGTAACTTATGATAATAAATTGGCTCGAATTGGAAATGGTAAAAGTTTTTATGATATTTGAATTGAAAAAATGAATTATCAAGGTTACAAAATTGGATTAAGTCAGTCAACTCAATTGACAAATACCCCAATTATTACTGAAGAGCATGATTTTAATATGAATTTTGTAATTACTGAAAAAGAAGTTAATGTTGCTATGGTTGAAGAAGCGGAAGAAGAATTTGATTATGATGTGACGCTTTGAAGATTTAATGATGAAACAATTGATAATTAAGGATTAAGAAGTGCACCAAGTAGTGCATTTTTTTTGTTTTGGAATATAATTTATTAATATAAAAGATTTACAGAAAGAAGAAAATAGGGATGATTAAAGTCGATTTACAATACAGTGGGTTAAAAGATCTAAAAACTGAAATTAGTGAAAGCAAAATTATAGAAATTCATAACATGATTCAAAACAAAAGTGGTCGTGGAAATGATTTTCTAGGATGAGTTGAATGACCAGAAACTTTTGACAAAGAAGAATATAATGCAATGAAGCAAGCAGCAAACCAATTACGTTCAAAAATTGACACGTTGGTAGTAATTGGAATCGGGGGATCATATTTGGGAGCTCGTGCAGCTGATGAAATGATTCGTGGATTAAATCACATTGATAAAGTTAAAGTAATTTATGCTGGGCATACAATGAGTTCAACATACGTAGCACAATTAACTAAATATTTAAAAGATAAAAACTTTGGAATTTGTGTTGTTTCTAAATCGGGAACAACAACTGAACCAGGAATTGCTTTTAGAAGGTTAGAAGAACAATTAATTTCTCAAGTGGGGTTGGTAAAAGCAAAGGACTTGATTGTTGCAGTAACTGATGCTAGTCGCGGAGCATTAAAAACTTTAGCAGATCAAAAAGGTTATCAAACGTTTACAATTCCCGACGATATTGGAGGGCGCTTCTCTGTCTTAACACCAGTAGGAATTTTCCCATTGTTAGTAGCCGGAGTTAATACTGATAATATTTTTGCTGGAGCATTGGCAGCTAAAAAAACTTTAAATGCTAATGATTTGTCAAACCCAGCTTATCAATATGCTGCTGCTCGTTATTTAATGAATCAAAAAGGTTATAAAGCTGAAGCACTAGTGACTTATGAGTTACAAATGCAATTACTGAATGAATGATGAAAACAGTTATTTGGTGAATGTGAAGGTAAAGAAGGCAAAGGACTATATCCAACATCAATGGTATTTTCAACTGATTTACATTCATTGGGTCAATGAATTCAAGAAGGTACT encodes:
- a CDS encoding 5-formyltetrahydrofolate cyclo-ligase, with amino-acid sequence MTNKPQLRERYLKVRSMLSQKYLEECNKKITRKVIFFIEHYKLKRIGIFLSSKNEPETREIIKWCFNNQIEVYVPRCLTGILEMNFRLIKNFDTDIEYNPEYKIYDGSANTPILKNSNDLDALFMPLVTYDNKLARIGNGKSFYDIWIEKMNYQGYKIGLSQSTQLTNTPIITEEHDFNMNFVITEKEVNVAMVEEAEEEFDYDVTLWRFNDETIDN
- a CDS encoding glucose-6-phosphate isomerase, with the translated sequence MIKVDLQYSGLKDLKTEISESKIIEIHNMIQNKSGRGNDFLGWVEWPETFDKEEYNAMKQAANQLRSKIDTLVVIGIGGSYLGARAADEMIRGLNHIDKVKVIYAGHTMSSTYVAQLTKYLKDKNFGICVVSKSGTTTEPGIAFRRLEEQLISQVGLVKAKDLIVAVTDASRGALKTLADQKGYQTFTIPDDIGGRFSVLTPVGIFPLLVAGVNTDNIFAGALAAKKTLNANDLSNPAYQYAAARYLMNQKGYKAEALVTYELQMQLLNEWWKQLFGECEGKEGKGLYPTSMVFSTDLHSLGQWIQEGTRNVLFETVIKVKTPVLDANVPVDQANYDGLNYLTNKTFHEINSIAIEGVIDAHVNVGKMPNIVLEFEKMDDVQFGYLVYFFELAVAMSGYLLDINPFDQPGVEVYKYNMFKLLGKPGVK
- a CDS encoding aminotransferase class V-fold PLP-dependent enzyme, translating into MNKIRKQFPILTRESKLIYFDNGATTLKPKSVIEAEEYYLKTISANPHTNDYQIAYQANEIIAQTRQQTAKFINAASCQEIVFTSGTTFAINQIAQGIKKILKPGDEILTTSLEHSANLLPWIVVAKQVQAKVKTLELNSDGGINLEALKQKITLQTKIVTFAHVSNTFGYENNVLEISKVIRKINPNVIIVVDAAQSVAHTEIDVQKWDIDFLAFSAHKMYGPFGLGILWGKMALLDQLEPLLYGGGMSLTIDENLEDYYLATTPEKFEGGTPNISAIYAFQKSLDFIESISIKEIKSYEKMLKHYFIDQVKQANLQAKIDFYNLDSLSPIVILNVKGINPQDIATFLDLKYHIAARSGSHCARRTVDLINTKVSLRISFAVYNTVEEIDVLIEALKHTDEFLDVLF
- a CDS encoding iron-sulfur cluster scaffold-like protein, whose product is MIDITNDQLLRDIIMQHFVNSRNRGFEQKPQSFYQDLRSESCSDELTLEIFKTDNDGFEIKFEGSACAISTAATDILISMIFQKSDLEIKTLLATYEKMIETGEITNLNLLGELIAFKNIFKQKNRKTCALLGSKGLKSLFNF